One window of Klebsiella quasivariicola genomic DNA carries:
- a CDS encoding fumarylacetoacetate hydrolase family protein translates to MTQYVFAPQAPISIPVVGSDEQFPVRRVYCVGRNYAAHAREMGFDPDREPPFFFCKPADAVVPVAAGETLDLPYPAQTDNYHYEIELVVAIGKQGRDIPLEQAQEYIWGYATGLDMTRRDRQMEMRQMGRPWEIGKAFDLSAPIAPLHKAADVHNVTQAGIWLQVNGEDHQRSDIRHLIWSVNETISYLSGFFELQPGDLIFTGTPEGVGAVVKGDVITGNVDGLTPVAVRVV, encoded by the coding sequence ATGACTCAATACGTTTTTGCACCCCAGGCGCCGATTAGCATCCCCGTTGTTGGCAGCGATGAGCAGTTCCCGGTACGCCGCGTGTACTGCGTTGGCCGTAACTATGCCGCTCACGCCCGGGAAATGGGCTTCGATCCCGATCGCGAGCCGCCGTTCTTCTTTTGCAAACCGGCCGATGCGGTCGTACCGGTGGCGGCAGGCGAAACGCTGGATTTACCGTATCCGGCGCAGACCGACAACTATCATTACGAAATTGAGCTGGTGGTGGCGATTGGTAAGCAGGGGCGCGATATTCCACTGGAGCAGGCGCAGGAGTATATCTGGGGCTACGCCACGGGTCTCGATATGACCCGTCGCGACCGCCAGATGGAGATGCGCCAGATGGGGCGCCCGTGGGAAATTGGCAAAGCCTTCGATCTTTCCGCTCCCATCGCGCCGCTGCATAAAGCCGCCGATGTCCACAATGTCACTCAGGCCGGGATCTGGCTGCAGGTGAATGGCGAGGATCATCAGCGCAGCGATATTCGCCATCTGATCTGGTCGGTGAATGAAACCATCAGCTATCTCTCGGGCTTTTTCGAACTGCAGCCAGGGGATCTCATTTTCACTGGCACCCCGGAAGGCGTTGGCGCGGTAGTGAAGGGCGATGTGATCACCGGCAACGTTGACGGACTGACGCCTGTTGCCGTTCGCGTGGTGTGA
- the maiA gene encoding maleylacetoacetate isomerase, producing the protein MKLYSFFNSSASYRVRIALALKGIDYQAVGVNIRIGAQNALEYRRLNPVGLVPTLITDEGESLGQSLAIIDWLDRHYPQMPLLPQEDPARMRVLEMVYAIACDIHPINNMRVLRYLSDELKVSEEEKQRWYAHWIQQGLSALEQLLRQAKSGDYCVGNTPTLADCCLVPQWANAQRMGCDLSHYPRCQAVYDACTRLPAFIAAAPENQQDKIPA; encoded by the coding sequence ATGAAGCTGTACAGTTTTTTTAACAGCTCGGCCTCCTACCGGGTGCGTATTGCGCTGGCGCTGAAGGGGATTGATTATCAGGCCGTTGGGGTCAATATCCGCATCGGGGCGCAGAATGCGCTGGAGTACCGGCGGCTCAATCCGGTGGGGCTGGTGCCGACGCTTATCACCGATGAGGGTGAATCGCTGGGCCAGTCGCTGGCGATAATCGACTGGCTCGACCGCCACTATCCGCAAATGCCGCTGCTGCCGCAGGAGGATCCGGCGCGGATGCGGGTGCTGGAGATGGTCTACGCCATCGCCTGCGATATTCATCCGATTAATAACATGCGGGTTTTGCGCTACCTGAGCGACGAGCTGAAGGTCAGCGAAGAGGAGAAACAGCGCTGGTACGCCCACTGGATCCAGCAGGGGTTGAGTGCGCTGGAGCAGTTGCTGCGCCAGGCGAAATCTGGCGATTACTGCGTCGGTAATACGCCGACGCTCGCCGACTGCTGCCTGGTGCCGCAGTGGGCTAACGCGCAGCGGATGGGGTGCGATCTGAGCCATTATCCGCGCTGCCAGGCGGTTTACGACGCCTGTACCCGGCTACCGGCGTTTATCGCCGCCGCGCCGGAAAATCAACAAGACAAAATTCCGGCCTAG
- a CDS encoding 3-hydroxybenzoate 6-monooxygenase codes for MAKVTRAIIVGGGIGGAATALSLARQGINVMLLEKAHEIGEIGAGIQLGPNAFSALDSLGVGEVARQRAVFTDHITMMDAVNGEEVVRIETGQAFRDHFGGPYAVIHRVDIHATVWEAALTHPGVDYRTSTQVVDIRQTADDVTVFDDQGNSWTADILLGCDGVKSVVRQSLLGDAPRVTGHVVYRAVVEAADMPEDLRINAPVLWAGPHCHLVHYPLRGGKQYNLVVTFHSRESEEWGVRDGSKEEVLSYFKGIHPRPRQMLDKPTSWRRWSTADREPVAKWGNDRITLVGDAAHPVAQYMAQGACMALEDAVTIGKALQQCDGDAARAFALYESVRIPRTARIVWSTREMGRIYHAAGVERQVRNLLWKGKSQQEFYRGMEWLYGWKEDNCLEPR; via the coding sequence ATGGCGAAAGTGACGCGAGCAATTATCGTCGGCGGCGGCATTGGCGGCGCGGCGACGGCGCTCTCCCTGGCGCGCCAGGGGATCAACGTGATGCTGCTGGAAAAGGCGCATGAAATCGGTGAAATCGGCGCGGGTATCCAGCTGGGGCCGAATGCGTTTTCGGCGCTGGATAGCCTGGGCGTCGGCGAAGTGGCGCGCCAGCGGGCGGTATTTACCGACCATATCACGATGATGGATGCGGTGAATGGGGAAGAGGTGGTGCGTATCGAGACCGGCCAGGCCTTCCGCGACCATTTCGGCGGCCCGTATGCGGTGATCCATCGGGTGGACATTCACGCCACCGTGTGGGAAGCCGCGCTGACCCATCCCGGTGTGGACTACCGGACGTCGACTCAGGTGGTGGATATCCGTCAGACCGCCGATGACGTGACGGTCTTTGACGATCAGGGCAACAGCTGGACCGCCGATATCCTGCTGGGCTGCGACGGCGTGAAGTCAGTGGTGCGCCAGAGTCTGCTCGGCGATGCGCCGCGGGTCACCGGCCACGTGGTGTACCGCGCGGTGGTGGAAGCGGCTGACATGCCGGAAGACCTGCGGATTAACGCGCCGGTGCTGTGGGCCGGGCCGCACTGTCATCTGGTGCACTATCCGCTGCGCGGCGGCAAACAGTACAACCTGGTGGTTACCTTCCATAGCCGTGAAAGCGAAGAGTGGGGCGTGCGCGACGGCAGCAAGGAAGAGGTGCTCTCTTACTTTAAAGGGATTCATCCGCGGCCGCGGCAGATGCTCGACAAGCCAACGTCCTGGCGCCGCTGGTCTACCGCCGACCGCGAGCCGGTTGCAAAGTGGGGCAACGATCGCATTACCCTGGTTGGGGATGCTGCCCATCCGGTGGCGCAATATATGGCGCAGGGTGCCTGCATGGCGCTGGAGGATGCGGTCACGATCGGTAAAGCGCTGCAGCAGTGCGACGGCGACGCTGCCCGCGCCTTCGCGCTGTATGAGTCGGTACGTATTCCGCGTACCGCGCGGATTGTCTGGTCAACCCGTGAAATGGGGCGGATTTATCACGCCGCGGGCGTCGAGCGGCAGGTGCGTAATCTGCTGTGGAAGGGCAAAAGCCAGCAGGAGTTCTATCGCGGCATGGAATGGCTGTACGGCTGGAAAGAAGACAACTGCCTCGAACCGCGCTGA
- the dusC gene encoding tRNA dihydrouridine(16) synthase DusC, with protein sequence MRVLLAPMEGVLDSLVRELLTEVNDYDLCITEFLRVVDQLLPVKSFYRLCPELHHQSRTPSGTRVRVQLLGQYPEWLAENAARAVALGSWGVDLNCGCPSKLVNGSGGGATLLKDPELIYRGAKAMREAVPDHLPVTVKVRLGWDSGERRFEIADAVQQAGASELVVHGRTKEDGYKAERINWQAIGEIRQRLTIPVVANGEIWDWQSAQECMAATGCDSVMIGRGALNVPNLSRVIKYNEPRMPWPQVVQLLQKYTRLEKQGDTGLYHVARIKQWLGYLRKEYTEALTLFNEIRALQTSAEIAAAIARY encoded by the coding sequence ATGCGTGTATTACTGGCGCCGATGGAAGGCGTGCTCGATTCGCTGGTGCGCGAGCTGCTGACCGAGGTTAACGATTACGATCTGTGCATCACCGAATTTCTGCGCGTGGTGGACCAGCTGCTGCCGGTAAAATCGTTCTACAGGCTGTGCCCGGAGCTGCACCATCAGAGCCGCACCCCATCCGGCACCCGCGTGCGCGTCCAGCTGCTGGGACAATATCCCGAGTGGCTGGCGGAAAACGCCGCCCGCGCGGTGGCGCTGGGTTCGTGGGGCGTGGATTTAAACTGCGGCTGTCCGTCGAAGCTGGTGAACGGCAGCGGCGGCGGGGCGACGTTATTGAAAGATCCCGAGCTTATTTATCGCGGGGCGAAAGCCATGCGCGAAGCGGTGCCCGATCATCTGCCGGTGACGGTGAAAGTTCGTCTCGGCTGGGACAGCGGCGAACGGCGCTTTGAAATCGCCGACGCGGTACAGCAGGCGGGCGCCAGCGAGCTGGTGGTGCATGGCCGCACCAAAGAGGATGGCTACAAAGCTGAACGCATCAACTGGCAGGCGATCGGCGAGATCCGCCAGCGCCTGACCATCCCGGTGGTCGCCAACGGTGAAATCTGGGACTGGCAAAGCGCCCAGGAGTGCATGGCCGCCACCGGCTGCGATTCGGTGATGATTGGCCGCGGGGCGCTTAACGTGCCGAATCTTAGCCGGGTGATCAAATACAACGAACCGCGCATGCCGTGGCCGCAGGTGGTTCAGCTGTTGCAAAAATATACCCGCCTGGAAAAGCAGGGCGACACCGGTCTGTATCATGTGGCGAGAATTAAGCAGTGGTTAGGCTATTTACGCAAGGAATATACCGAGGCGCTGACCCTGTTTAATGAAATTCGCGCTCTGCAAACCTCAGCTGAAATAGCGGCGGCGATCGCCCGCTATTAA
- a CDS encoding carbohydrate porin — translation MHNKKINQLLIGAALAVMVPAVSAAETPAWNGSVLGFEAGQQGLLGDMLGIRPILEENGFHYNLGYLNEMAYNAGGGYDHDKHLAYIDQVALTFTQDLERWTGIPDARLEGNIVNRNHDDNLTTKRLQDPRVSFNDLSQESWGGGSVTRLGWLTFARSFDDRRLTWRIGMMNKVQTFDQIIPCDFQLLTQCGGKSANSLTWNNWNIHTWGTTLEYKLTPTVTLKGGVMEQNPQAASRSHAWSWSTKGSKGILLPMEIETRPLINGLPGAYNLGVVWTNAPQSDLYSGKSGGAGATDPQGYAEHDSTWFMYAGLNQQITRHADDPLRGMSVSLSGSLSDQRSNYIHSAVAASMRYRGLFDARPEDWIGFGLTWIDMSSHYARNQRYMNQLSGATDYNDPAYQPVAGHSLNGELYYRFRPVSWLELQPGLQYWHRPGGVAQTQDAWVVEWKTVVTF, via the coding sequence ATGCATAACAAAAAAATAAATCAGCTTCTGATCGGCGCGGCGCTGGCGGTAATGGTGCCTGCCGTGAGCGCCGCGGAAACTCCGGCGTGGAACGGCAGCGTGCTGGGGTTCGAAGCCGGGCAGCAAGGGCTGTTGGGCGATATGCTGGGCATTCGTCCGATCCTCGAAGAGAACGGCTTTCATTATAATCTCGGCTATCTGAATGAGATGGCCTACAACGCCGGCGGCGGTTATGACCATGATAAACACCTGGCCTATATTGACCAGGTGGCGCTGACCTTTACCCAGGATCTGGAGCGCTGGACCGGCATACCGGACGCCCGACTCGAAGGCAATATCGTCAACCGCAACCACGATGATAACCTCACTACAAAACGGCTGCAGGATCCGCGGGTGAGTTTCAACGATCTGTCGCAGGAGAGCTGGGGCGGCGGGTCAGTCACCCGTCTTGGCTGGCTGACCTTTGCCCGCAGCTTTGACGACCGTCGCCTGACCTGGCGCATCGGCATGATGAACAAGGTGCAAACCTTCGACCAAATCATACCCTGCGATTTTCAACTGCTGACCCAGTGCGGCGGCAAATCGGCCAACTCGCTGACCTGGAATAACTGGAATATCCACACCTGGGGGACCACCCTCGAGTACAAGCTGACGCCGACGGTCACTCTGAAAGGCGGGGTGATGGAGCAGAATCCGCAGGCCGCCTCGCGCAGCCACGCCTGGAGCTGGTCGACGAAGGGCAGCAAAGGCATTTTACTGCCGATGGAGATCGAAACCCGTCCGCTGATTAATGGCCTGCCGGGGGCTTATAACCTCGGTGTGGTCTGGACTAACGCGCCGCAAAGCGATCTCTACAGCGGCAAATCCGGCGGCGCCGGGGCGACCGATCCGCAAGGCTATGCCGAGCACGACAGCACCTGGTTTATGTACGCCGGCCTCAACCAGCAGATTACCCGTCACGCCGACGATCCGCTGCGGGGAATGAGCGTCTCGCTGAGCGGCAGCCTCAGCGACCAGCGCAGTAACTATATACACTCCGCCGTCGCCGCCTCCATGCGCTACCGCGGGCTGTTTGACGCCCGTCCGGAGGACTGGATTGGCTTCGGCCTGACGTGGATCGACATGAGCAGCCACTATGCGCGGAATCAGCGCTATATGAACCAGCTCAGCGGCGCCACCGACTATAACGATCCGGCTTATCAGCCGGTGGCCGGCCACTCGCTGAACGGCGAGCTCTATTATCGCTTCCGTCCGGTCTCCTGGCTGGAGCTGCAGCCGGGCCTGCAGTACTGGCACCGTCCGGGCGGCGTTGCGCAGACCCAGGACGCGTGGGTGGTGGAGTGGAAAACCGTCGTGACCTTCTGA
- the bglG gene encoding transcriptional antiterminator BglG, protein MQIAKVLNNNVVVVLDEHRREQVVMGRGLAFQKRPGDVLDDSKIEKVFALQSDELVGRLGELLSQIPLEVMTTCDRIIELARGRLGKLQDSVYITLTDHCHFAIERQKNGVALRNVLLWEIKRLYPKEFALGQEARAIIAKRLGVELAEDEAGFIALHLVTAQLNSEMPEVMHVTRVMQEILQLVKYQLQLNYDEESLSYQRFVTHLKFFAQRMLTRTVVEDDDLSLHSAVKDNYAKAWKCAETVATHLQKQYQRALTTEEIMFLAIHIERVRKEGR, encoded by the coding sequence ATGCAAATCGCCAAAGTACTCAATAACAATGTGGTGGTGGTTCTTGACGAGCACCGGCGCGAACAGGTGGTGATGGGGCGAGGGCTGGCCTTTCAGAAACGCCCGGGCGACGTGCTGGATGACAGTAAAATTGAAAAAGTTTTCGCCTTACAAAGCGATGAGCTGGTTGGTCGCTTAGGGGAGCTGCTTAGTCAGATACCGTTAGAAGTGATGACCACCTGTGACCGGATCATTGAGCTGGCCCGCGGGCGGCTGGGTAAGTTACAGGACAGTGTGTACATCACGCTAACCGACCACTGTCACTTTGCTATCGAGAGGCAGAAGAACGGCGTCGCGCTGCGTAATGTACTGCTGTGGGAGATCAAGCGGCTGTATCCGAAGGAGTTCGCGCTGGGTCAGGAGGCAAGGGCCATTATTGCCAAAAGGCTTGGCGTGGAGCTGGCGGAGGATGAAGCCGGATTTATCGCCCTGCATCTGGTGACGGCGCAGCTCAACAGCGAAATGCCGGAGGTCATGCACGTGACCCGGGTGATGCAGGAGATCCTGCAGCTGGTGAAGTATCAGCTGCAGCTGAATTACGATGAAGAGTCGCTAAGCTATCAGCGTTTCGTTACCCACCTGAAATTTTTCGCCCAGCGGATGCTGACGCGCACGGTGGTGGAAGATGACGACCTCTCGTTGCACAGCGCGGTGAAAGATAACTACGCCAAAGCGTGGAAATGTGCGGAAACGGTGGCGACGCATCTGCAAAAGCAGTATCAGCGCGCGCTGACCACCGAAGAAATTATGTTTCTTGCCATTCATATCGAACGGGTAAGAAAAGAGGGGCGTTAA
- a CDS encoding glycoside hydrolase family 1 protein, which produces MKTFPADFLWGGATAANQVEGAYLEDGKGLSTSDVQPHGVFGEVVERVPGDNGIKDVAIDFYHRYPEDIALFAEMGFNCLRVSIAWTRIYPNGDDAEPNEAGLAFYDTLFDEMAKYNITPLVTLSHYEMPWALVKNYGGWGSREVIGFFERYARTVFSRYKNKVKLWLTFNEINMSLHAPMTGVGLPAGSSKGEVYQAIHHQLVASALAVKACHELVPEGKIGNMLLGGLMYPLSCKPEDVFETLQENRSWQFFGDVQARGAYPGYMQRYFRDNGITLTITDADREALKTTVDFISFSYYMTGCVTADEALNQQARGNILSMVPNPHLASSEWGWQIDPLGLRTLLNVLWDRYQKPLFIVENGLGAKDKVEADGSIHDDYRISYLNDHLVQAREAIDDGVELMGFTSWGPIDLVSASKAELSKRYGFIYVDRHDDGTGTLARSKKKSFDWYKDVIASRGASLKA; this is translated from the coding sequence ATGAAAACATTCCCGGCGGATTTTTTATGGGGCGGCGCGACTGCGGCGAATCAGGTGGAAGGGGCTTACCTGGAAGATGGCAAAGGCTTATCCACCTCCGATGTGCAGCCGCACGGCGTGTTCGGCGAAGTGGTCGAGCGCGTACCCGGCGACAACGGGATTAAGGATGTGGCGATCGATTTTTACCATCGCTATCCGGAAGATATTGCCCTGTTCGCTGAGATGGGCTTCAACTGCCTGCGGGTGTCCATCGCCTGGACCCGCATCTACCCCAACGGCGATGACGCCGAACCAAACGAAGCCGGCCTCGCGTTCTACGACACGCTGTTTGACGAGATGGCGAAGTACAACATCACCCCGCTGGTGACGCTGTCGCATTACGAAATGCCGTGGGCGCTGGTGAAAAACTACGGCGGCTGGGGGAGCCGGGAAGTGATTGGCTTCTTTGAGCGCTACGCCCGGACGGTGTTCAGCCGTTATAAAAATAAGGTCAAACTGTGGCTGACCTTTAACGAAATCAATATGTCGCTGCATGCCCCCATGACCGGGGTCGGTCTGCCGGCCGGCAGCAGCAAAGGCGAGGTGTATCAGGCGATTCACCACCAGCTGGTGGCCAGCGCCCTAGCGGTCAAAGCCTGTCACGAGCTGGTGCCTGAGGGCAAAATCGGCAATATGCTGCTCGGCGGGCTGATGTATCCCCTGAGCTGCAAACCGGAGGATGTGTTTGAAACGCTGCAGGAGAATCGCAGCTGGCAGTTCTTTGGCGACGTGCAGGCACGCGGCGCGTATCCCGGCTATATGCAGCGCTATTTCCGCGACAACGGCATTACGCTCACCATCACCGACGCCGATCGTGAAGCGCTGAAAACCACCGTCGACTTTATCTCTTTCAGCTACTACATGACCGGCTGCGTCACCGCCGACGAGGCGCTGAACCAGCAGGCGCGCGGCAATATTCTCAGCATGGTGCCGAACCCGCATCTGGCGAGCTCGGAGTGGGGCTGGCAGATAGATCCTCTCGGTCTGCGCACGCTGCTGAATGTGCTGTGGGATCGCTATCAGAAACCGCTGTTTATCGTGGAAAACGGTCTGGGCGCCAAGGATAAGGTGGAAGCCGACGGCAGCATTCACGATGACTACCGCATCAGTTACCTGAACGACCATCTGGTGCAGGCGCGGGAAGCCATTGACGATGGCGTTGAGCTGATGGGCTTCACCAGCTGGGGGCCGATTGACCTGGTGAGCGCCTCGAAGGCAGAGCTGTCGAAGCGCTACGGCTTTATCTATGTCGATCGCCATGATGACGGCACCGGCACCCTGGCGCGCAGTAAGAAGAAGAGTTTTGACTGGTATAAGGACGTGATTGCCAGCCGCGGCGCCAGCCTGAAAGCGTAA
- a CDS encoding class I SAM-dependent methyltransferase, whose translation MSQNIYDDPQFFAGYATLDRSVKGLDGAPEWSSLQAILPPVTGLRVIDLGCGYGWFCRWAQQQGARQITGFDISQRMLAQAREMTRRDEIDYRCADLQTLTLPANCCDLVYSSLALHYLPDIAPLFATLHRALVPGGTLVFSAEHPIYTAPLQQGWQVDEQGQKSWPVSHYQQEGERVSNWFAEGVIKQHRKLASWINALIAAGFVLEQLDEWGPTAEQIAAQPALEEEKERPMIFLLRARKPG comes from the coding sequence ATGAGCCAGAATATTTATGACGACCCGCAGTTTTTTGCCGGCTATGCGACCCTCGATCGCTCGGTGAAGGGGCTGGATGGCGCACCCGAGTGGTCATCTCTGCAGGCGATACTGCCGCCAGTAACCGGTTTACGAGTGATAGATCTCGGCTGTGGCTACGGCTGGTTTTGCCGCTGGGCACAACAGCAGGGAGCCCGCCAGATAACCGGTTTCGATATCTCCCAGCGCATGCTGGCGCAGGCGCGGGAGATGACCCGCAGGGATGAGATTGACTATCGCTGCGCCGATCTGCAAACCCTGACGCTGCCCGCCAACTGCTGCGATCTGGTTTACAGTTCGCTGGCGCTGCATTATTTACCGGACATTGCTCCGCTCTTTGCCACCCTGCATCGGGCGCTGGTTCCCGGCGGCACACTGGTCTTTTCCGCTGAACATCCCATCTATACCGCCCCCTTGCAGCAGGGCTGGCAGGTGGATGAGCAGGGACAGAAAAGCTGGCCGGTCAGTCACTATCAGCAGGAGGGTGAGCGCGTCAGCAACTGGTTTGCCGAGGGCGTCATCAAGCAGCATCGCAAGCTCGCAAGCTGGATAAACGCGCTTATCGCCGCGGGTTTTGTGCTGGAGCAGCTGGATGAATGGGGGCCCACCGCCGAACAGATTGCCGCCCAGCCCGCGCTGGAGGAGGAGAAAGAGCGCCCGATGATCTTTTTACTGCGCGCGCGCAAACCGGGCTAA
- the mdtQ gene encoding multidrug resistance outer membrane protein MdtQ — MKLILNKSVLAALPLAIALAGCAPSHEIANPPQQQIPASHVSMELPAAVKNGWPQTEWWKDYHDPQLNNLIQRALANAPDMQIAEQRIRLAEAQARMSQANLGPEMDFSADVERQRMSAEGLMGPFATDTDGNTGPWYTNGTFGLTAGWDLDLWGKNRALVKARIGELKAQVAEQAQTRELLSGSVARLYWQWQTEAAIKAVLQQVKSEQNNIVTVDKALFQRGITNSAEGAENDINVSKTDQQLADVAGTMKEIEARLMALTNSQSQSLNLKPAGLPTVSAQLPDTLGYELLARRPDLQVAHWYIEASLSEVDAAKAAFYPDINLMAFLQQDALHLSDLFRHSAQQMGVTAGLTLPIFDSGRLNANLDIASAQNSLSIAQYNKAVVDAVNQVAKTASQVETLMAKSQQQQQVEKDAQRVVDLAQARMNAGILPGSRVSMAKLPALQERITALRLHGQWLDASIQLTSALGGGYHQTVK; from the coding sequence ATGAAATTGATATTAAATAAAAGCGTGCTGGCGGCATTGCCTCTGGCCATCGCGCTGGCTGGCTGCGCGCCATCTCATGAGATTGCTAACCCGCCGCAGCAGCAAATTCCGGCTTCCCACGTGTCGATGGAGCTCCCTGCCGCCGTCAAAAATGGCTGGCCGCAAACCGAGTGGTGGAAAGACTACCACGACCCACAGCTCAATAATCTGATCCAGCGAGCGTTAGCCAACGCCCCGGATATGCAAATTGCCGAACAGCGGATCCGTCTGGCGGAAGCCCAGGCCAGAATGTCGCAAGCCAATCTTGGCCCGGAGATGGATTTCTCCGCCGATGTTGAACGCCAGCGCATGTCGGCCGAAGGCCTGATGGGGCCGTTCGCCACCGACACCGACGGCAACACCGGCCCGTGGTACACCAACGGTACCTTCGGCCTGACCGCCGGCTGGGATCTGGACCTGTGGGGCAAAAACCGCGCACTGGTTAAAGCGCGCATCGGCGAGCTGAAAGCCCAGGTGGCCGAGCAGGCCCAGACCCGCGAATTGCTTTCCGGCAGCGTGGCGCGTCTGTACTGGCAGTGGCAGACAGAAGCGGCGATCAAAGCGGTGCTGCAGCAGGTGAAGAGCGAGCAAAATAATATTGTGACGGTCGATAAGGCGCTGTTCCAGCGTGGGATCACTAACTCTGCCGAAGGGGCAGAGAACGATATTAACGTCAGCAAAACTGACCAGCAGCTGGCGGACGTAGCAGGCACGATGAAAGAGATCGAAGCGCGGCTGATGGCCCTGACCAACAGTCAGAGCCAGTCGCTCAATCTCAAACCCGCCGGCCTGCCGACGGTCAGCGCGCAGCTGCCTGATACTCTCGGCTATGAGCTGCTGGCGCGCCGCCCGGATCTGCAGGTCGCCCACTGGTACATTGAGGCGTCGCTGAGTGAAGTGGACGCAGCGAAAGCGGCGTTTTATCCGGACATCAATCTGATGGCTTTCCTGCAGCAGGATGCCCTGCACTTAAGCGACCTGTTCCGCCACTCGGCGCAGCAGATGGGCGTCACCGCTGGTCTGACGCTGCCGATCTTTGACAGCGGCCGCCTCAATGCCAATCTGGATATCGCCAGCGCGCAGAACAGCCTGTCGATCGCTCAGTACAACAAAGCGGTGGTGGATGCCGTTAACCAGGTGGCGAAAACCGCCAGCCAGGTCGAAACATTAATGGCGAAAAGCCAGCAGCAGCAGCAGGTTGAAAAAGACGCCCAGCGGGTGGTGGACCTGGCGCAGGCCCGGATGAACGCGGGGATCCTCCCTGGCTCGCGGGTAAGCATGGCTAAGCTGCCGGCGCTGCAGGAGCGGATTACCGCGCTACGCCTGCACGGCCAGTGGCTCGACGCCAGCATTCAGCTGACCTCGGCCCTCGGCGGCGGCTACCACCAGACGGTGAAGTAA
- a CDS encoding DedA family protein: MDINHLISQYGYAALIVGSMAEGETITLLGGVAAHQGLLKFPLVVIAVALGGMIGDQLLYLLGRRFGGRILRRFASQKTRIRKAQRMIQHRPWLFVIGSRFMYGFRVIGPLLIGASRLSPRVFLPLNILGALVWALLFTTIGYLGGEVIGPWLHHLDAHLKHWIWLILAVVVVVAAHWWLRRREGKKKD, encoded by the coding sequence CTGATTTCCCAGTATGGCTATGCGGCGCTGATCGTCGGCAGCATGGCGGAAGGTGAGACCATTACCCTGCTGGGCGGCGTCGCGGCGCATCAGGGGCTACTGAAGTTTCCCCTGGTGGTGATCGCCGTCGCCCTCGGCGGGATGATTGGCGATCAGCTGCTCTACCTGCTTGGCCGCCGCTTTGGCGGGCGCATTCTGCGCCGTTTCGCCAGCCAGAAGACGCGAATACGTAAAGCGCAGCGCATGATCCAGCACCGGCCGTGGCTGTTTGTCATTGGCTCACGCTTTATGTACGGCTTTCGAGTGATCGGCCCTCTGCTGATCGGCGCCAGCCGCCTGTCGCCACGGGTTTTCCTGCCGCTAAATATCCTCGGGGCGCTGGTATGGGCGCTGTTGTTTACCACTATTGGCTATCTCGGCGGCGAGGTGATCGGCCCGTGGCTACACCATCTGGATGCTCATCTGAAACACTGGATCTGGCTTATTCTGGCGGTGGTGGTGGTGGTGGCCGCCCACTGGTGGCTCAGGCGGCGCGAGGGGAAAAAGAAAGACTAA